A region of Coccinella septempunctata chromosome 5, icCocSept1.1, whole genome shotgun sequence DNA encodes the following proteins:
- the LOC123314019 gene encoding uncharacterized protein LOC123314019, giving the protein MGPILANVVVNEVIFVVLSTLSFKVEFLKLYVDDTIAAIPKNATSELLDKFNGFHHKLKFTMELEVDQKINFLDLTVMRNSNGSICTNWYTKPTAYGSILNYFSEHSTVQKVGIIKKLYVSGLHSF; this is encoded by the coding sequence ATGGGTCCGATTTTGGCTAATGTGGTTGTGAATGAGGTGATTTTTGTTGTGCTGAGTACTTTGAGTTTTAAGGTGGAATTTTTGAAGCTATATGTCGACGATACTATTGCGGCTATTCCAAAAAACGCAACGAGCGAGCTATTGGATAAATTCAATGGTTTTCACCATAAGTTGAAATTCACCATGGAATTGGAAGTGGATCAAAAGATCAATTTTTTGGACTTGACAGTGATGAGAAATTCTAATGGTTCGATTTGCACCAACTGGTATACAAAACCAACTGCTTACGGTagcatattgaattatttttcggaaCATTCTACAGTGCAGAAGGTGGGCATTATCAAAAAACTTTATGTTTCGGGCTTACACTCTTTCTGA